The Roseomonas haemaphysalidis genome segment CGCGGCCGCCGCCATTGCCGCCGCGGTTGTCCTGGGGCGGCTGCCCCCAGGGACCGCCCGGGCGCGGATTGCCCCACGGGTTCCCCCCGGAGTTCTGACCACCATTATTGTTCCAGGGCATCGGCCGGCACATCTCCGTGTCGTGTCGTCGCGCCACGCCTGCCGGCATGACGTTTGGCGGTTTCGGCCGCTTGCGCGAGGCGGGTGCATGCGCGACAGGGCCGGACCATATGTCGCCCTGTCCGGGCCATGGCGCAATGGCGCCACAGCGGGGGCGTGGCGGATATTGTCCGGGTGTAAGAGGTTTTCAAGCGATGACGGTTGAGCTGGCGGAAGCGGTGCGGCGGGCGCTGGCCGAGGTGCGCGACCCGGGAACGGGGCTGGACGTCGTGTCGTCCGGATTTCTCCAGGGCCTGTCGGCGCGCGACGGGCTGGTGCAGTTCGCCCTGTCCGTGCCGCGCGAGCGGGCGCGCGGGCTGGAACCGTTGCGCGCCGCGGCCGAGCGTGCCGCCGCCGCCGTGCCCGGCGTCTTGTCCGCCACCTGCGTGCTGACGGCGCACCGCGACGCCCCCGCCCCTGCCCCCGCACCCGGCGCCGCCCCCGCCCGGTCCAGCCGCCCCGCCCCCGGCCAGGGGCCGATGCTGCTGCCAGAGGTCAAGGCCATTGTCGCCGTCGCGTCCGGCAAGGGCGGCGTGGGCAAGTCCACCACCGCGGTCAACCTCGCCGTGTCGCTGGCGGCGGAAGGGCTGCGGGTCGGGCTGCTGGATGCGGACATCTACGGCCCGTCCCTGCCGCAGATGCTGGGCACGCAGGACAAGCCGCGCGCCAGCAACGGCCGCATCGTGCCGATCTCCCGCTGGGGGCTGAAGGCCATGTCCATCGGCTTTCTGGTGGAGCAGGAAACGCCCATGGTGTGGCGCGGCCCGATGGTGATGGGCGCGCTGGAGCAGATGCTCGGCCAGGTGGAATGGGGGGCGCTCGACATCATGATCGTGGACATGCCGCCCGGGACCGGCGACGCGCAGCTGACCATGAGCCAGCGCGTGCCACTGGCCGGCGCCGTGATCGTTTCCACCCCACAGGACGTGGCGCTGATCGACGCCCGGCGCGGCATCCGGATGTTCGAGAAGGTCAACGTGCCCGTGCTGGGCCTGATCGAGAACATGTCCTACTTCTGCTGCCCCAATTGCGACCACCGCACCGAGATCTTCGGCCACGGCGGCGCGCGGGCCGAGGCGGCGCGGATGGACGTGGAATTCCTGGGCGAGCTGCCACTGAAGCTGGCGATCCGCGAGCTCGCCGATGCCGGCACGCCGATCGCCGTGGCACGGCCGGAAAGCGAGGAGGCGCGCGCCTACCGCGCCATCGCCACCCGGCTGATGAGCAAGCTGCAACAAGGGGGCGCGGCGCCCGCCGCCCCCCGCTTCGTGGTGGAGTGAGCCTGATGTCGGACCCCCTGCAGATCGGCTTCGTGCTGTTTTCCGGCCAAACGCACCTGGATTTCGCGGGGCCGTGGGAGGTGTTGTCCCGCCTGCCCGGCGCCACGCTGCACGCCGCCGCCGCCGAGCTGGCGCCCGTCGAGTCCAGCGGCCTGCGCATCCTGCCCACCATCTCCTTCGAGCATTGCCCGCAGCTGGACCTGATCTGCGTGCCCGGCGGCCCCGGCCACCTGGCGGCGATGGAAGACCCGGCGGTGCTGGACTTCCTGCACCGCCAGGCGCCGGCGGCGCGCTTCGTCACCTCCGTCTGCACGGGCGCGCTGGTGCTGGGCGCGGCGGGGCTGCTGCGCGGCTTCGAGGCCACCACCCACTGGGCCTCGCGCGACCGGCTGGCGGCCTTTGGCGCGGAAGCACGGGACGCGCGCGTGGTGGTGGACCGCAACCGCATCACCGGCGGCGGCGTGACGGCGGGCATCGACTTCGCGCTGACCATCCTGGCGGCGCTGCAGGGCGAGAACTTCGCGCGCCAGGTGCAGCTTGGCCTGGAATACGCGCCCGAGCCCCCCTTCCCCGAGGCCGGCAGCCCCGACACCGCCGGGGCCACGGTGCTGGAAGCCGCCCGGGCCGCCACCGCCGGCTACCGCGCCCGCATGGCGGAGGTGGACACGCGCGCCGTGGCGCGGCTGGGGTGAGGCATCGGGCAACCGGGCGTTCATCATTGCGCGGCTAGGTTCCGCCGGACACCCAGTGCCGGAGCCACGCCGCCCATGACCGCCCAGGCCCGTATCGACGCCCCCGCCCCCACGCCCGACCTCGGCATGCTGATCGCCGCCGAGATGGCGCCGATGTTCCAGGAGCTGCGCGGCTTCATGGACCGCCGCATCGCGGAGCTCAGCGCCGAGCTGAGCGCCACCTCCGACATGGCGGACATGGCGGAGGAGAAGCTGTCCCGCCAGCTGGCCACGGTGCACGAGCAGATCGCGCAACTGGTCGCCATCCCGGCGTCCAGCGCCCGCAACAGCGGGCTGGAGCTGGAAGCGGTGGTCCATGCCACGGAAAGCGCCGCCAACGTGATCATGGAAGCGGCCGAGGCGATCTCGGCCTGGATTTCCGGCGGGCAGAAGGACGAGGCCTCCATCCAGGCGCTGTCCGCCCGGGTGAACTCGATCTTCGAGGCCTGCTCCTTCCAGGACGTCACCGGCCAGCGCATCCGCCGCGCCATCCAGCACCTGCAGCAGGTGGAAACCATGCTGGAGCAGATCGTGCCCGGTGTCGTGCCGGACGGCGCGCCCCGGCTGGTGATCGCCACCCAGATGCGCACCGTGACCGAGGCGGCGCTGGCGACCCCCGACCTGTCGCAGGACGACATCGACGCCCTGCTGAACGGCGCGCCGCCCAAGCCGGTTGAGATGTCGCAGGCCGAGATCGACGCGCTGCTGAACGGCTAGGCGCTGCCGATGAAGATGCCCGCCAGCAGCACCAGGATGCCGCCCAGCACCACCTGCAGGGTGGCGCTGAGGAACGGCGTTTCCATGTAGCGCCAGCGGATCCAGGCGATGGCGAAGAGCTCCACCACCACCACCATCCCCGCCACTGCCGTGGCGGTCCAGAAATCCGCGATCAGGTAAGGCAGGGTGTGGCCGAGCCCGCCCACCGCCGTCATCAACCCGCACACGCCGCCGCGCAGCCAGGGGTGGCCGCGGCCGGTGATCTCGCCATCGTCCGACAGCGCCTCGGTCAGCCCCATGCTGATGCCCGCGCCGATGGAGGCGGCAAGGCCCACCAGAAAGGCGCTCCAGCTGTCATGGGTGGCGAAGGCGGCGGCGAAGATCGGCGCCAGGGTGGATACCGATCCGTCGATCAGCCCCGCCAGCCCCGGCTGCACCACCTGCAGCAGCAGCGCCCGGCGCGCCTGGTGCTCTTCCGAGCTGCGCGCGTCGGGGGTCAGCAGCGCGGCTTCCAGCTCGCCGGCGCGCTGCTCGTGCTTGGCCTCGCTTTCGGCCAGGTCGCCCAAAAGGCGGCGGGTGTCCGTGTCCGTCGTGCGCTCGGCGGCCTTGGCATAGAAGCGGGCGGCCTGCTGCTCCATCAGCGCCGCCTGGCCGCGCACCACGTCCGGCCGCAGGTCCTTCATCAGCCACACCGGGCGGCGGCGCAGAAAGCCGCGCACGTCCTGGCGGGTGATGTAGGGCATGGAATGGCCGAAGCGCTGTTCAAACAGCGTCAGCAGGCGGCGGCGGTGTTCCTCCTCCTCTTCCGCCATGCCGTCGAAGACCGCGGCGGTGGCCGGATAGGCGGCACGCAGGCGCTGCGCGAAATGGCGGTAGATGCGCGAATCCTCCTCCTCGCTGGCCACGGCCAGGGCGAGAATCTCGGCTTCGCTCAGATCCTGCAGTCGCTTCATGGTCAGCGCCTCCTGCAGCGCATGTCGCGCCGCAGGAGCCAGAACGCAAGAATTTTATGGCAGCGTTTTCAATGACTTAAAGAGAATGCGGCGCGTTCGCAACATAGTCGGCCGCGATCCGCAGGTCGCGCAGCGGCCGCACGCGGTCGATCGACGCCTGGTAGGTCGGGTGCGCCTTGTAGGCGGCCAGCGCGGCGGCATCGGCGAATTCGCCATAAACCACCACGTCCACCTCGTTGCCGAGCTGGTCCAGCCGGCCGTTCAGCGTCACCTCCAGCAGCGTGGCGTGCGGAATGGTCTTGAGGATCGACAGCCCCTCCAGCACGGCGCCCACGTCCTCGCGCCGCCGGGCGCGAAAGAACACGATATGGCGGATCATGCGGCGGCTCCGGCCAGCAGCGTCGCGGTTTCGGCGGCGGTCGGCATGGCGGCGGCGGCGCCCGGGCGCCCCACCGCGATGGCGGCGGCGGCCGAGGCACGGCGCATCGCCTCCGCCAGCGTGGCCCCGCCGTCCAGCGCGGCGGCCAGGGTGCCGCACCAGCAGTCGCCGGCGCCAGTGGTGTCCACCGCTCGCGTCCGGAAGGCCGGCTGGTGGTGCAGGCCATCCCCAGTGGCGACCTCGGCCCCCTGCTCGCCCCGCGTCACGACCACGTCGATGCTCAGCGCCGCCCGCAGCGAGCCCGCATCCGGCGGCACGCCCAGGCGGCCGGCCAGCCAGTCGGCCTCGTGCTCGTTGGCGATCAGCAGGTCCAGCTGCCGCAGCATCGCCTCCGGCACCGGGGCGGGCGGGGCAAGGTTCAGGATGATGCGCGCGCCGCGCGCGCGGGCACGGTCCACCAGCAGCGCCATCTCGGCCACCGGCACCTCCATCTGCAGCAGCAGCACGGTGTCCGGCGTCAGCGCCGCGTCCTCCACCTGCGCCGCCGCCACGACGGCATTGGCGCCGGATGCCACGGCGATCTGGTTGGCGCCCCCCGCATCCACGCAAATGGCCGCGGCCCCCGTGGCCATGCCGGTGCGCGCCAGCCGCGACAGCTCCACCCCCGCCGCCAGCA includes the following:
- a CDS encoding Dabb family protein encodes the protein MIRHIVFFRARRREDVGAVLEGLSILKTIPHATLLEVTLNGRLDQLGNEVDVVVYGEFADAAALAAYKAHPTYQASIDRVRPLRDLRIAADYVANAPHSL
- a CDS encoding PfkB family carbohydrate kinase, whose product is MSVLVFGSANADLVFSTPTLPAPGHTVLGDSWQASPGGKGANQATAAARAGAMTSFAGAVGTDALAEVALSGMLAAGVELSRLARTGMATGAAAICVDAGGANQIAVASGANAVVAAAQVEDAALTPDTVLLLQMEVPVAEMALLVDRARARGARIILNLAPPAPVPEAMLRQLDLLIANEHEADWLAGRLGVPPDAGSLRAALSIDVVVTRGEQGAEVATGDGLHHQPAFRTRAVDTTGAGDCWCGTLAAALDGGATLAEAMRRASAAAAIAVGRPGAAAAMPTAAETATLLAGAAA
- the mbfA gene encoding iron exporter MbfA; this encodes MKRLQDLSEAEILALAVASEEEDSRIYRHFAQRLRAAYPATAAVFDGMAEEEEEHRRRLLTLFEQRFGHSMPYITRQDVRGFLRRRPVWLMKDLRPDVVRGQAALMEQQAARFYAKAAERTTDTDTRRLLGDLAESEAKHEQRAGELEAALLTPDARSSEEHQARRALLLQVVQPGLAGLIDGSVSTLAPIFAAAFATHDSWSAFLVGLAASIGAGISMGLTEALSDDGEITGRGHPWLRGGVCGLMTAVGGLGHTLPYLIADFWTATAVAGMVVVVELFAIAWIRWRYMETPFLSATLQVVLGGILVLLAGIFIGSA
- a CDS encoding Mrp/NBP35 family ATP-binding protein, with the translated sequence MTVELAEAVRRALAEVRDPGTGLDVVSSGFLQGLSARDGLVQFALSVPRERARGLEPLRAAAERAAAAVPGVLSATCVLTAHRDAPAPAPAPGAAPARSSRPAPGQGPMLLPEVKAIVAVASGKGGVGKSTTAVNLAVSLAAEGLRVGLLDADIYGPSLPQMLGTQDKPRASNGRIVPISRWGLKAMSIGFLVEQETPMVWRGPMVMGALEQMLGQVEWGALDIMIVDMPPGTGDAQLTMSQRVPLAGAVIVSTPQDVALIDARRGIRMFEKVNVPVLGLIENMSYFCCPNCDHRTEIFGHGGARAEAARMDVEFLGELPLKLAIRELADAGTPIAVARPESEEARAYRAIATRLMSKLQQGGAAPAAPRFVVE
- a CDS encoding DJ-1/PfpI family protein, with the protein product MSDPLQIGFVLFSGQTHLDFAGPWEVLSRLPGATLHAAAAELAPVESSGLRILPTISFEHCPQLDLICVPGGPGHLAAMEDPAVLDFLHRQAPAARFVTSVCTGALVLGAAGLLRGFEATTHWASRDRLAAFGAEARDARVVVDRNRITGGGVTAGIDFALTILAALQGENFARQVQLGLEYAPEPPFPEAGSPDTAGATVLEAARAATAGYRARMAEVDTRAVARLG